One window of Paenibacillus sp. FSL K6-3182 genomic DNA carries:
- a CDS encoding DUF2161 family putative PD-(D/E)XK-type phosphodiesterase, which yields MAVAREEELYKPIKKYYEQLGYAVKSEVLHCDLVAIHPERADTIIVEMKKTFNLALLLQGVERLRLNSHVVLAVERNRTKSGAHNQRFGDLTELCRMLGLGFMTVTFYKTKPPVIDWLCQPGDPPLRGVRRKKQAQLLTEFKERSGDYNVGGSTGRKLVTAYREKALRCAYALHTSGPLAPREVAAITGYRRSGETLRSNYYGWFDRIERGKYSLRPEGAAALSEYSNVIAEWSASVSSAP from the coding sequence GTGGCAGTAGCACGCGAAGAAGAGCTCTACAAACCTATAAAAAAGTATTATGAGCAGCTTGGGTATGCGGTAAAAAGCGAGGTCCTTCATTGCGATTTGGTCGCTATTCATCCTGAGCGAGCCGATACGATAATTGTCGAAATGAAAAAAACATTCAATCTCGCCTTGCTTTTGCAAGGGGTTGAACGTCTTCGATTAAATAGCCATGTCGTGCTGGCGGTTGAACGCAATCGAACGAAAAGCGGAGCGCACAACCAGCGCTTTGGCGATTTGACTGAACTGTGCCGAATGCTAGGACTCGGTTTTATGACCGTCACCTTCTATAAAACAAAGCCGCCGGTCATCGATTGGTTATGTCAGCCAGGCGATCCACCGCTGCGCGGAGTAAGGCGCAAGAAGCAAGCACAGCTGCTGACCGAGTTTAAGGAGCGCAGCGGCGACTATAACGTCGGCGGCAGTACAGGTCGCAAGCTTGTTACAGCATACCGCGAGAAGGCTCTGCGCTGTGCTTATGCGCTTCACACCTCGGGACCACTAGCGCCGCGCGAGGTCGCAGCCATTACTGGCTATAGACGCAGCGGCGAAACGCTGCGCAGCAATTATTACGGCTGGTTCGATCGCATTGAACGCGGCAAATACAGCCTGCGCCCTGAGGGCGCGGCTGCATTATCTGAATATAGCAATGTTATCGCTGAATGGTCAGCATCGGTTAGCTCCGCCCCGTAA
- a CDS encoding PLP-dependent aminotransferase family protein, translated as MNYRFSSRVSELKSSAVRDILKLTQGKEMISFAGGLPAEELFPVQAVREAADRVFTAGASALQYGLTAGYLPLREQLCERMAVKQMHVNPDQMILTTGSQQAIDLLVGVLTEPGDVILVEKPTYLASLQVFALHGLKVVAAESDEHGIIPEDAERLIREYRPKLLYAVPTFGNPTGRVWSVERRKKILALCKQNEMPIIEDDPYGDIKFDESEQFPTLFSLEGQVEGGAVFYTSTFSKTVAPALRSGWAIGDSEVINMVAKAKQAADLHSSTIDQQILSQLLKGFDLDGHIRLISKSYGERMLEMHGLLERQAIEGVTWVKPKGGMFLWLELPDGLDAEALLRCAVQKGVAFVPGSSFYADHPQRNTARLNYTYNTGARTEQGVLRFVEAIGEFTGRS; from the coding sequence ATGAATTATCGTTTTTCATCTAGAGTATCAGAGCTTAAATCTTCAGCGGTTAGGGATATACTTAAGCTGACGCAAGGAAAGGAAATGATCTCATTTGCTGGAGGACTTCCAGCTGAGGAGCTGTTCCCCGTACAAGCCGTACGCGAAGCAGCAGATAGAGTATTTACTGCAGGAGCAAGCGCATTGCAGTATGGTTTGACAGCTGGGTATTTGCCATTGCGGGAGCAGCTTTGTGAGCGGATGGCCGTTAAGCAAATGCATGTTAATCCAGATCAAATGATTCTGACGACAGGATCGCAGCAGGCGATTGATTTGCTCGTTGGCGTACTTACAGAGCCTGGAGATGTAATCTTGGTAGAGAAGCCTACTTACTTGGCAAGCTTGCAAGTATTTGCTCTTCATGGTTTAAAGGTAGTGGCAGCGGAGAGTGATGAGCATGGAATCATTCCTGAGGATGCAGAGCGTCTTATTCGCGAGTATCGTCCGAAGCTGCTTTATGCTGTTCCGACATTCGGCAATCCAACGGGACGTGTATGGAGCGTTGAGCGAAGGAAGAAAATACTTGCTCTCTGCAAGCAAAACGAAATGCCAATTATTGAAGATGATCCTTATGGTGACATAAAATTTGATGAGAGCGAGCAATTCCCTACATTGTTCTCATTAGAAGGACAAGTAGAGGGCGGCGCGGTATTTTATACGAGTACGTTTTCTAAAACGGTAGCACCTGCGCTGCGGTCAGGTTGGGCTATCGGAGACAGTGAAGTCATCAACATGGTAGCCAAAGCTAAGCAAGCTGCCGATCTTCACTCGAGTACGATCGATCAACAAATATTAAGTCAATTGCTTAAAGGGTTTGATCTCGATGGTCATATCCGTCTTATCTCAAAGTCATACGGCGAGCGTATGCTTGAGATGCATGGTCTCCTTGAGCGCCAGGCAATAGAGGGCGTCACTTGGGTAAAACCGAAAGGCGGCATGTTCCTATGGCTGGAGCTGCCTGACGGTTTGGATGCAGAGGCGCTCCTGCGGTGTGCGGTTCAAAAAGGGGTTGCGTTTGTGCCGGGCAGCTCTTTCTATGCCGATCATCCACAGCGCAACACTGCAAGGTTGAATTACACGTATAATACAGGAGCGCGTACAGAACAAGGCGTATTGCGGTTTGTTGAAGCGATCGGCGAATTTACGGGGCGGAGCTAA
- a CDS encoding AbrB/MazE/SpoVT family DNA-binding domain-containing protein — protein MKPAGVVRKVDQLGRIVLPKSLRKRYLMNEGDPVEIFVQGDHIILERYRPKCVFCGSMVEVRDFKDRYVCGVCMEEMAVLQR, from the coding sequence ATGAAACCAGCAGGTGTAGTAAGAAAAGTGGACCAACTCGGACGTATTGTACTTCCAAAATCATTACGTAAACGTTATTTGATGAACGAGGGCGATCCCGTTGAAATTTTCGTCCAAGGTGACCATATCATTTTGGAGCGTTACCGTCCAAAGTGTGTTTTTTGCGGTTCAATGGTTGAAGTTCGTGATTTCAAGGATCGCTATGTTTGTGGTGTATGTATGGAAGAAATGGCAGTTCTGCAACGCTAA
- the trmL gene encoding tRNA (uridine(34)/cytosine(34)/5-carboxymethylaminomethyluridine(34)-2'-O)-methyltransferase TrmL, which yields MPFHIVLVEPEIPANTGNISRTCAATGTILHLVRPLGFDTDDRTLKRAGLDYWHSVHIEYHDSFDEVLASYPQGRFFYASTKAKKTYSQFEYQDGDFFVFGKETKGLPQELIDANIETCIRLPMTDKVRSLNLSNSAAIIVYEALRQNHFPGLD from the coding sequence ATGCCATTTCATATTGTTTTGGTAGAACCAGAAATTCCTGCAAATACAGGTAATATTTCTCGTACATGCGCTGCAACCGGCACTATTTTGCATTTGGTAAGACCACTTGGCTTCGATACGGACGATCGTACTTTGAAGAGGGCAGGACTCGATTATTGGCACTCGGTACATATCGAGTATCATGATTCCTTCGATGAGGTGCTCGCAAGTTATCCGCAAGGCCGATTCTTCTACGCAAGTACGAAAGCGAAGAAGACGTATTCACAGTTCGAGTATCAGGATGGCGATTTCTTTGTATTCGGGAAAGAAACAAAGGGCTTGCCACAGGAGCTTATAGATGCGAATATAGAAACTTGCATTAGATTGCCGATGACGGATAAAGTGCGATCACTTAATCTGTCCAATTCTGCAGCAATTATCGTGTATGAAGCGCTTAGACAAAATCATTTTCCAGGACTCGATTAA
- a CDS encoding response regulator transcription factor: MRKKILIVDDEPSISMLIEFNLKLAGYDVRCVGDGEAVFEMLKPFRPDLIVLDLMLPKMDGLQVCRELRKQSNAVPIVMLTALQDVTDKIAGLDNGADDYMTKPFSPQELVSRIQAIFRRVQSLPGTADDTTFNIGRLKVQVEQREVFIDGKSVELTPKEFELLLFLCRHKGKVLSRQQLLHGVWDYHFLGDTRIVDVHISHLRDKIEKNARTPEYIMTVRNVGYKLNGPHIAESSLAQA; the protein is encoded by the coding sequence ATGCGAAAAAAAATTTTGATCGTGGATGACGAACCATCTATTTCAATGTTGATTGAATTTAACTTAAAGCTGGCAGGTTATGATGTACGTTGTGTAGGTGATGGTGAAGCTGTATTCGAAATGCTTAAACCTTTCCGTCCCGACTTAATTGTTCTAGATCTCATGCTGCCAAAGATGGATGGACTCCAAGTTTGCCGCGAGCTGCGCAAGCAAAGCAATGCTGTACCCATCGTTATGCTGACTGCACTTCAAGACGTAACCGATAAAATAGCTGGTCTTGATAATGGTGCCGATGACTATATGACTAAACCTTTTAGCCCGCAGGAGCTTGTTTCCCGTATTCAAGCTATTTTCCGCCGAGTTCAATCGCTTCCAGGCACTGCTGATGACACTACGTTCAACATTGGCCGCTTGAAGGTTCAGGTTGAACAGCGTGAAGTATTCATAGACGGCAAATCCGTTGAGCTTACGCCAAAGGAATTTGAACTGCTATTGTTCCTATGCCGCCACAAAGGAAAAGTGCTTAGTCGCCAGCAGCTGCTTCACGGCGTTTGGGATTACCATTTCCTCGGTGATACGCGAATCGTCGACGTTCATATTAGCCATCTGCGCGACAAGATCGAGAAAAACGCACGTACGCCGGAATATATTATGACTGTCCGCAATGTCGGTTATAAATTAAACGGTCCTCATATTGCTGAGAGCAGTCTTGCCCAAGCTTAA